The Pungitius pungitius chromosome 10, fPunPun2.1, whole genome shotgun sequence DNA window GGCAATCTTCAAGTAGGAAGCAAAGGTGGACGTGCCATATATTGGTGTAATATTCTCTGTTCTCCACCAGGGGTCCactcctctggttgcaaaaacaagtctatgagaaaatgtcaTGGAGCTGTCTGGCTTCAATCAAGTGTATTTTAACACAGCATGATGCTCACTGAGTTTATTATGGTCCCATTTAGAATGTAATAGACATAAAGTTACCTTGTGATTGACCGGTCAGTACCACGCTGGGCCTTGATACAGGCAAAGCATTTTATATCTGAATTTGGTTAACAGACTAGGAGATCGGATGAAATCACCTCATTAATGGATTTAGACAAACTGAAAAAAGGTAGCAGAAGGTTAAAAGAACGAGTGAGAAgctacatttgaaaaaacaacgcGCTTTCAACGCGCTCATCATTTAGGTCAAAGCCTCAGCCTGTCCACATGTGACAGTTTAAGGAAGGAAGATAGATGAGCAACACATGCAGATGTTCTGTAATTCTCTACATGTGGTGGTCCTTATCTCCTGGAAGTGCAAGGCACTAAGTATAAACTCTGTGATGTCATTTTAGTTGAGGATGTGCTTGTATTTGACATATAATCCAATACCACCGATctcacaaccaaacacacacacacacagatgtgtatTTAGATTTACATGCATTAATGAAAGGTTATTTAAGCAATACGTTCAAGTTCAATCAATCCAAGCACAATTACATGCTTCAAAGGAATAATCCATTCAAACCACTCACACAGCAATACTAACATGTTCGTTTTCTAATACCGTGGCTAACTACTAACTAACTAACGTAACAAACTTCTTGCTAACAAGTTTGCAAGCTGGAAAACACACTTATCCACCAATCCAGCCCCAGCTGTCATTAAAGGAGAAGGTCTCAGCATCTCACCTTGCTCTCTGGAGATGTCCGGCTTGTACCAGAACTTGGACGTGTCCTGGACAAACTTGACGTTCAGCCTGCTTTCAGGACTTCCATCTGCAATAAggacaaaacaaatgttataGAACGGAAGtgacagaaagaaacaaaaaacagaagacaacCCCTTCAGTTAATGTTTCCTTACCGGACATGTTAAACCTGGAGAAGTCGGAGAGGGTGTGGAAGTACCCGGGGTTTCCTCCTCCACTCATCGGGGACATCATCTTCCCGTTCAGCGTGCCGTGGGACACCCCTCCGTTCGGTCGATCGCCGCTCGACATGCGTCTCTTCTCTGGAAGCTGCGGCTGGAAACCAGGGGCGGGGCTGCCCTGCCGGAACCCTGCACCCATCCCCATCATGCCCCCATCTTGGTAGCTTGCAGGTGAGATGGGgaaggagggagtggggggtcCCTGGTAGCCGGATGAGCTGCTCTGTCGTGACAGGTTCCCGTGCCTCTCGTCTGGGGTGGTGTAACCGCTGTGCATGGGGTGACGGTCCAGACTGGGGCTTCTCTGGGACACCTGCGATACAGAGGGGTGCGGTCCCAGAACTGGACTTCCTTGGGAGTGTGTGATCGACGGCTGCCTGCTGAGGACCGGGCTCCGCTGGGACCCCTGTCCCAAAGAGGCCTGTCTGCTGAGGACCGGGCTGCTCTGAGCCCCCTGGGACGGCCGACGGCCCAGAACGGGGCTCCCACCGACACCCAGCGTAGCCACATCAAAGCCGTTAGCTGGGGATGTGAGCTGGGCCGTGATGGAAGCCTCTGGGACGGCACACGGACGCGGCTGCAGGAGGGGGTTGTAAGTGGATCCGGGGGCGTTGGTCCGATGCTGCGGACTGCGGGGGCGGCTCAGCATCGTCTGGGATGCTTCCGGGGTGAGTGGGCCAGAATCTGTGGCCATATAACTCCCCAGCAGGGCGTTGGGGCCAAGGTAGGAGGAGGTCGGGGAGATGGAATCTAGGTAGGAGGAAGTAGGGGTATTCAGGGCTTGATATGAGGGGGTGGGAGTGGGGTAGGCACTCTCTGTGGCATGGGAGCGGAAGCCCGAATCAGTAGTGGGTTGGGACGGAGTGCTGACACTGCAAGAAAATTGAAAACACGTCTTAGACTTGGTTGACAAGGTACAGCAAAGCAGAAGCCACCATTATGCATTGGCCTCACCCCAGGGAGCTCTGGATGGGGCTGCTGCTGGACAAAGGTTGGTTCAGCGGGTGGGATGTGGGACTTGGACTCCTCTGCTGGGCTGTAGTCTCTCCCGAGGGGCTGAGGCTACGAGGGGACGTTGAATGCTCTCCCCCTGCCGCCCTGGCCACAGACTCAACGTAGCTTCTtggagctgagagagagagaggattgtTCTGTGAGCCACACATGTATGCTTTGTAGTTCCCTTTAGCTTGGTGGCATTGTATTTAAGTGACATCAAGCCAATGTCTCAGGAGGACGATGAACACCGAATGGCACAATGTTGAAATATTAGGCTGTAAATTGGCTGTGGATGGGACTCTTTTCCAGAGAGAAATGGAAGATTTGTGGTGGAGGAGACAAGAACGTTGATGATCGCTGGCATTGGAGCAGCACGCTTACCTTCCTCACTCTCACTGCTCTCATCTTCTGTGGAGCGTTATTGGAGACAATCGAGAGAAACAGAAGAGTGTAAAGGGACAGAGGCAGATTAAGGTGGGAGGTGGGGAGAATGTGGTTTTTTCTGTGCCGTTTTCAGGAACCAAACAACTAAGAATGGGAAAGTTAATTTTAGGTAAGGATTTAAGAAGAATTGCCCCAAAATGTCCATATAAATCcatttttagtgtttttcagctgatcaaaaataaacacattttagttttttttttttaaaacagacgtCTGATAAAGCGATGGCAACAACCAACCTGAGCCCGTTTGATTGAGGAGGATCTCTGCTGGGTTGTGGGGCTTCAAACCCAGCGCTGACAGTGGAGTCTTAGCAAGACCAGGAGGGGACCGACCTGAAGACAATGGGACACTTCAACACACAGCATCATACGCAACATTTTGACAGCTGCTTCCTGTTGACACAGTATAACTGtgatttatcatttttttcactGAATTAGAGAACCTTTTCAGAATTGTTCCTATTTTCATATGGCCgactgtcattttctttttcagacaACAATCTTGCTCTCTTAAAGTAGACTTTAGTGTTGATAATCCTATAATAACACACAGGTAAACAGCTGTCAAGACAGTACAGCATTAACACAGCTTAACGCACAGGAACAATCATGCTATTTTGGAGGTGAAAAACATGCATTTGACTAAAACAATGTGACCTCACTCTACCATGCACAGAGTGAAGCTCGGGCTGCACACAAAGCAGAGATGGGCAACATGGAATAAAAAGGCATTGGTTCCCCAGGAATAGTAGAGGAGGAAGGCCAGTCAAAATTGCTACTGTCAATTTTTCTGAAACTCAAATAGCCCGTGAAATGTCCCAGGAGGACCACATCGCCTTTGGTCCAACCCTGAAGACAAATGGCCTTTGTTGCGGAGGCCTATTGCTctaaaagtaaactttcccTGCAACAAATACCTGCACAGCGCTAATCGCCATGCAGAGTGACGCCATTGGACCTTCCAGAGTTTTCTTGCATCTTCTTACTTATTGACATGTGTGGTTGGGTCGGTTAGGGTTGGGCATGAGGTGGAGGATCAGGTCATAGCTTTGTCGGGACCACAGGGGCATTCTGGGTTACAATTGACCATGTGCTTCTGTTCCCTACACAGGGTTTGTACTTTCAGAGAACCGGCCCTATTGACGATGGGAGTTTGTTTCTGGGAATAACGGGCCTTCTCACAAATGGGCTTTTGGTCAGATGATTTCTTGGGAATAATGGGCCATGCGGAAATTGTCAACATTCATCCATGTTCCTTTGAATCAAATGAAGCCACATAGTCATCAGTGTCCATGAAGAATCAGGCCCTTTGATACACTACATTACCACTGTAAGGCCTATTTAGATCTACACTGCTACAACCCCCCCACACTGTACATGTGTTCCATTCAACAGTCAGCTCTGCATTTATGGACCCATAACAATACCAACTATTGCTTTATTCCCCTCCAAACACAAATAATGATATGAGGTGGAGGGAGGCTACCTTAGGTGCAAACACATATTACTAGCACAATTATCAAAAGACAAGACATGAATGTGTGGGTAATAaaggctgctgggggggggcaggcaggatGTTTGTGGGGAAACAAGGCAGCAAACAtgacaacagcaacacaaagagcagcagcagagagactgGAAGCCTGTCTTTGGCTGATGTGTGATGCTGATTGGAGATTCTTTTATATCATAAGTATCTGTTTATCAGCAAAAGACTTGCAGGTAGTTACCAGCATATCTGATCCTACTTTGGGTACACAGTGTCGCTTGTGCTGCTCTCATGCCAAGCAGTGCAGAACTGTGATGGTGATGGGTGGAGCTCACTTGAGGGACAGGGATGGGGGCTCCGTTTGGCTGACATTGTGGGACAGCGGTGCGCCGGTAGAGAGACGAGCTTCCTCCACTTACCAAAGCATccaaatgaattatttgttcTTACCACAGACTTTTAATCGTGGTTGGTgtacgcgggggggggggggggggcaactgaaAACCTGGTAAAGTGATTTGAGGACTACTGCAAGATAACTGTTACTGAAATAAGTGTCACGTGCACCAATCAAGTCACTAAGCCGCACCTTTTTCATGTAACTGCAAACTAGTCTCAGAATGGAGACTCTGACAAATAAAACTCATATTTATCAAATTGTTCTCAATGTGTCTTAGTCAATCAATCAAGAATAAAGATTATTAATTCATGGCAATGAAGGTTACAAATTAGTGTCTCTGTGTACTGTGCGATGTGGTGTGAAGGACTGTTATGGGTGTGGCCTTGGAGGACCGGATGATGTCACTGTTGCCTAACACCCTACCCTACTCTAGTGTGGAGTGCATGTGATACTGCAAAAGGGCCAGTTGGGAGAGAGCAGGAGTCTTTGCTATTTTTGACACTTTGAGTAAACATGTTGTTCTTGTGAGAACAATTTACTCTTTGTGAAAAAGTTGTACTGAAAAAGCACTTGGATTTTTTAGCTATTTAAAGTGACGGTTCATGTATCTAACTGTAAAAACTAAAAGATTAGATGCCGTTTGCACATAGAACCTTCAGTTAGAATTGAATGGAAACGGTGTTTTTAAGGCCGAGCTGCACAGGGCCCTCTGTCAGCCAGAGGGGGGACTTACACAGGTTGAAGTAAGGGGTTTGCGGTGAGATGGGGAAGGCAGGGGTTTGGGGAAACACCTCACCACCAACAATGGGTGTAGGACTTATGGTGCCACCCTCCATCTCCTCGAAGGCCTCGCGGTAGCTGTGCATGTTTCTCTGAGGAGTAGAATCCAAAAACACATATCAACACGCAGAGAAAAAGAGCGACGTACGCCGTTCCGAATTGTACGCTCTCTACCTCCTTAGGGCGTCCGCCGGGGTTCATGGCGATGGCGTTGGCAAACTCTGGAGAAACACAgcggacgggcgaccgcagtgGGGCGTCTACAGAGGGGTCGTCATCAGAGGCGCTCTGCTGCTGGCCCTCGCTGCAGATGCGATGGCGGGGAAGCGTTGCCGGGTCATCCGGGGACACCGAACGGGCCTGCACGCCTGGCACGACACACAAGTGGAGTGTTCAAATTCAGCAAGGGTTGGTCACTAGTGCTCCATCTCACTTCTTCCATCAGGCGATGCCATCACAGTCATTACAGGTTAATGGTTGTCAGCCATTGTGAATGCTCATCGCAGGGGCCATTGTGTGCATTTTGCTTGTGGTTCTCAAAAATGTTTaagaaaacatgcacacacgagGTTAATGCAGAAGCCCATTGGATCTAGCCACCCCTTTAAGCATCATGATAAGCAATTATTGTTTGGAatagaaacacaacacacattatCAGGAATTTCTGATCCACTTGTGCAACTTGTGTTGGTTATTTAACGTGTCAATGGGGCGGGATCTGGCTGAACCTCAAAGCAGCCATTAAGCTCATTTGAGTTAATCTGGTTTCAACTGAGAAGGGAAAAGCTACCAGCATAAAACAAACAGGATTTAAGTTAAGAGTTTTATGCTAAGATGCAATGTCATTGACTGGCTGCTGAAGATAGAAACGCATGAAAAGCTTGCCAAAGCTGCATGGCCCATTTGAAAGAATAGCACTGGCTGCTCTGTGTCCTTTGGAACAAAATCGATGGGAGGAAACAACGAGAGAACAATGGGTTTaagaaacaagaggaaaaccAGCGGTGTTGTTGGTGCTGAGGCAGCTCGCCATGTGATATTTCTAGAACCAGTCGGATGAAAAGTATGTTGGGTGGACCCCAAGTTCATTTCTTACTTCTTTCTTCAAGCTTCTCTATCACACTGACATAAGAACATGCCTTTGCCAAGATGGAGGGAAACCAAAAAGCTGATAAAGACCTTAAAATATGACTGTGTGGAAAGATCAGTGTGTATAGATCAGCTGTGGAGATTTGAACTGTTAAATAGGAATGAAAGGAGCAGTATTAAACCTGCAGCTTCTGTGTGTAAATCAATgcacttctttttaaatgtgtcctTTTTCACACAAAAGACGAATAAGCCCTCTGTCAGAATGCTTGGTGTTGGCGAAGTCCTGCGATAGAAAATCTTGGAACTGACATGACAGCATGTCAGCAGTCAACACCCCAAAACAGAAACACGCCCACCATCACACCGAGCCCTGAAACTGGGAACCAGATGTACCCACGATGCACTGCTCAGCAGCACAGTACTGTCAAACACTGAGCTGTTGCCCTAGCAACCGCTAATGGTTTCCAGCTGGACGACTGGAGATTCTCGAGGACCGACTGTTCTCAGCTATTTAGAATCCAGTCATCATGTGACTGTGGCTTGATTCAAAAAACGTTAACTTGTTGGGTTGTGTACACAAGTGAACGCCTGCAACTGGGCGAGGTCCTCTAAGGTGAGAGAGAAGGGCTCCTTTCCTGTCAAAGTGTCTTTATACTCTTCTAAACGGTGCTTGTAGGACAGAAACGTCATGATGACGTTTATTCCCACAAGATCACCCCCGTTTGACGTTGTGTTGCATCACAAAAAGGGAGGCTGAATGCAAGCAATCCTTCCTACAGACACATGTTCCCAACAAGGACGCAGGGGTCTCTCCTAGATTTGGGTCCATTGCTTGGCTTTGTAAATCTTCTAAATAGTGTGAGTGAATAAAAGCGGCCGTGAATGAAGGCAGTGTATCCTCGCCTCGCTATTGTTCCCAGAGTTTGGCTGAATGGATCTTGTGACATGTACTCTCCTGGCGAGGGACAGAGGCTCCTTTGTGCCTCCCTGGTCTAGCTCATGTGAAACTTTGACATTATCCCATTTGGATGGGTTTCTTTCCGACACGATAGTGGAGGTAACGCCTAACCTCCTAAAACTGGAGCTCAGAACAAACAGGAATGAAGGGTGAGTATGTACCAAGAGAGGGGTtagtttgatgatgatgatgatgatgatcacaaAGGGAAGAAGAGTAAGTGAAATAAAACGAGGAGTAGCAGCAGATGGGGCAATAAACAACAAATGCAAAAGGATTCAATACAAATCAAAGCCCACCGCACTCCAAAGCAAATGAGGTACAGACTTAAACTTGGACTACTTGAAGGAACACTTGAAAAAAGGAGCTCTCCTTTCTGTTAAAGGGTTCCTTCAGACAGGCTGGAAGAACCAACCCGAGAAGGAGTGAGAACGGTGGTGCTCAGACTGAGAAGAGCTCATGCTGGGGAGGACACTTTGGACACGAGCCGAGAATTCTGGGTAAACAGATGGATGATGACAGAAAGGAGAATGATAATGACAAAGTAGAAAGGAAATGGAACTCAAGCGAGACGAAGTctctaatgaaaaatgtaaatgactgATAGTGTTGATATATATAAAAAGCTCAATCCTGTCATCACTTTTGTCTTTTGGGGCCTGAACAAATCATAAAAAATGAGGACTTCTATGATACATCTGGTTGAGAGCAATCAGACTATCTCAcatcaaaataaactaaacttaaCAGTGTTAAACTACCATTTAGAATTGCATAATGTGGACAATAACAGCCATGCATTGCTCATCTATCACTGCTATATGTTGTATGTATGCAGGATGACAGTCAACCTGCTGCACTGGAGAACACTTCCTGTTTGGGACGGATGAGGTGACATTCAGGAACACAGATAAGCACACAGCAGGTACATGTGTGCACAATAGTGGTGGCATCAACATTACTCTTCAGTAAATGTTCTGTCCTGCACCAAAACGAACTGCTATATTGAATAATGCTTAGTCTCTACTTGTCCGGTGCCCGATTGGCCGAAAGCTTCGACTGTCGCATTCCTTCttgtggcaaaaaaataaaaataaaaacttggaACTGGAAAATGATATAATGAAAGTTAAAATAATTAACTAAATGTAGAGTTTGGGTACTTCTTGAGCAAAATAATAATGGAAGCTACATTTCTGTGGTGTGATCCTAACGGACTATGAAACTCTTTAAAACAAGCCACACGGGCAATAAGATTCTATGTGAATGAGATAGAAACTATGACATGGACATGAACTTACCAGCCACCCTCTGGGCCACCAGACCTTCAACGTTGAAGACTTCATCTTGCTCACTGTCCCTCGGCGGTGGTGGTCTCTGGGGCTCAGAGACCTCTCCGGACTGGGACGATGTGCTTGGCGGGTAGTTGTTGATGGGCTTGAGTTGGAAGTGACCGACTACAGAGGGGGAGGCGTGTTGGGAAAGACTGCTTCCAGCCCTCTCAGATGTGTAACACACATCGGGCGTACTAGGCTTCCCAGGTGAGACGTGAGCCTTTGACGAACAGCTGACCAGGCTGGGGCCAGAAAAGTGAGCGTGAGAGGTCGCATCGACCTTGGAGGAGGGCCGGGGTTGGCTTTGGGAGAAGGACGGCTGGGTGGTCACCACTAAATTGTTTTCCCGCAGCGGCGCACTTTGTGACTTTGGCACCAGCGGACGGCCTGGCTCCAGGTTCATCATAAGGAGATTAAGAGTTTCAATAGATTGCTCAATTTCATGCTGGGAGGCGCTGTGGCGATGAGGGAATTGTGGGAGGCTGTGGTGGCTGGGCATCCCTGCTGCCGCTGGGGGGGGACTAAAGGTGAGGCCTTCAGTGACTGGCTCCTCTGGTACACCGAACTGCTGCCACACAAGACCCCGCTGGACGGCCTCCCTGCTACTGGTGGTGCGGGTGGGGGCTTGTGGCAGAGAGATGGGCTCTGCACCAAATGACTGGGAGTGGTTCAAACTGCTTTGCATCAGAGCGACGGGTTTGTTGGATTTGGCGCCGTGCGTCCTGGCGGCTTCCAGCGGCTTTTCTGGGACACTGCGCTCCAGATACGCCACGTGGTCCTGACCGTTGACCAGTGACTGCGGCTGGTAGTACAGATCGGCTGGTGTAGCCCGACCTTCTGTGGAGGAGAATGTCCCCAGACTGTCCACACTGTTGCCCTCTTGACTGATGGGCAGCTCATCATCCAAAATGTCTGTCTCACGGTCGATGCTGCCGTGCCCGTTGACGTGGACCTGGGCAGGAACCAGGTGCAGCACGCCTCCAACGGCCGAGGTCGGGGTAGACGGGTAGCCCTGCCGATGCATGGGACCCTCCAAACCactcagcagctgctccagctcctgttTCTCCTGGGGACTGATCGGTTGTTGAGCAGGAGGAGCGTGGTGATGGACCGATTGTACTTCCTCAGCAGCAGGAACGGCCGTCTGGCTCACCGCGGAAGCCT harbors:
- the tns1b gene encoding tensin-1 isoform X6, whose product is MGLDVRARMGCTVSFICCEEDFLQMPGFQHEEKEKNEGPNRPEELEALHSHTFRVKTFKKAKPCGACQQTISQDGLICRVCRVACHKKCEVKVSSSCVPATNYELAPSSDLPLKHLDTMGSTKSSKSMESRRRPSRSTSLLQALDESYELDLIYITERIISVSFPGSVEEQSYAANLREVASMLRSKHGHSYLLFNLSEKRYDISEHNPKVLDFGWPDHHAPALDKICSICKAMDTWLSADSHNVVVIHNKGNRGRTGVVVAAYMHYSNISASADQALDRFAMKRFYEDKVLPVGQPSQKRYVEYFSGLLSGHIKINNKPLFLHHVILHGIPNFESKGGCRPFLKIYQAMQPVYTSGIYNVQGDSQTSICITIEPGLLLKGDILLKCYHKRYRSPCRDVIFRVQFHTCAVHDLGIVFGKDELDETFKDDRFPEYGKVEFIFSFGPEKIHGVDQLENGPSVSVDYNTQDPLIRWDSYENFNQNCEDTTDEVIHTEGPLDGSLYAKVRKKECVEGSGTANGLPPTAADHALPAVDHALSVSSDSGNSTASIKTDRTDEVTLAPQASAVSQTAVPAAEEVQSVHHHAPPAQQPISPQEKQELEQLLSGLEGPMHRQGYPSTPTSAVGGVLHLVPAQVHVNGHGSIDRETDILDDELPISQEGNSVDSLGTFSSTEGRATPADLYYQPQSLVNGQDHVAYLERSVPEKPLEAARTHGAKSNKPVALMQSSLNHSQSFGAEPISLPQAPTRTTSSREAVQRGLVWQQFGVPEEPVTEGLTFSPPPAAAGMPSHHSLPQFPHRHSASQHEIEQSIETLNLLMMNLEPGRPLVPKSQSAPLRENNLVVTTQPSFSQSQPRPSSKVDATSHAHFSGPSLVSCSSKAHVSPGKPSTPDVCYTSERAGSSLSQHASPSVVGHFQLKPINNYPPSTSSQSGEVSEPQRPPPPRDSEQDEVFNVEGLVAQRVAEFSARVQSVLPSMSSSQSEHHRSHSFSGVQARSVSPDDPATLPRHRICSEGQQQSASDDDPSVDAPLRSPVRCVSPEFANAIAMNPGGRPKERNMHSYREAFEEMEGGTISPTPIVGGRSPPGLAKTPLSALGLKPHNPAEILLNQTGSAPRSYVESVARAAGGEHSTSPRSLSPSGETTAQQRSPSPTSHPLNQPLSSSSPIQSSLGVSTPSQPTTDSGFRSHATESAYPTPTPSYQALNTPTSSYLDSISPTSSYLGPNALLGSYMATDSGPLTPEASQTMLSRPRSPQHRTNAPGSTYNPLLQPRPCAVPEASITAQLTSPANGFDVATLGVGGSPVLGRRPSQGAQSSPVLSRQASLGQGSQRSPVLSRQPSITHSQGSPVLGPHPSVSQVSQRSPSLDRHPMHSGYTTPDERHGNLSRQSSSSGYQGPPTPSFPISPASYQDGGMMGMGAGFRQGSPAPGFQPQLPEKRRMSSGDRPNGGVSHGTLNGKMMSPMSGGGNPGYFHTLSDFSRFNMSDGSPESRLNVKFVQDTSKFWYKPDISREQAIGLLREREPGAFVIRDSHSFRGAYGLAMKVASPPPTAHQSKKGDVTNELVRHFLIESSPKGVKLKGCPNEPYFGCLSALVYQHAITPLALPCKLLIPTTDLTEEVPEVAAPNPLAERLKQGAACNVLYINSVDMESLTGPQAVAKAISETLAAASPAVATVVHFKVSSQGITLTDNQRKLFFRRHYPTNTVTFCDTDPQDRKWSKPEGGTAKLFGFVARKQGSTTDNVSHLFAEMDPDQPASAIVNFVLKMIASHKR
- the tns1b gene encoding tensin-1 isoform X3 is translated as MGLDVRARMGCTVSFICCEEDFLQMPGFQHEEKEKNEGPNRPEELEALHSHTFRVKTFKKAKPCGACQQTISQDGLICRVCRVACHKKCEVKVSSSCVPATNYELAPSSDLPLKHLDTMGSTKSSKSMESRRRPSRSTSLLQALDESYELDLIYITERIISVSFPGSVEEQSYAANLREVASMLRSKHGHSYLLFNLSEKRYDISEHNPKVLDFGWPDHHAPALDKICSICKAMDTWLSADSHNVVVIHNKGNRGRTGVVVAAYMHYSNISASADQALDRFAMKRFYEDKVLPVGQPSQKRYVEYFSGLLSGHIKINNKPLFLHHVILHGIPNFESKGGCRPFLKIYQAMQPVYTSGIYNVQGDSQTSICITIEPGLLLKGDILLKCYHKRYRSPCRDVIFRVQFHTCAVHDLGIVFGKDELDETFKDDRFPEYGKVEFIFSFGPEKIHGQGVDQLENGPSVSVDYNTQDPLIRWDSYENFNQNCEDTTDEVIHTEGPLDGSLYAKVRKKECVEGSGTANGLPPTAADHALPAVDHALSVSSDSGNSTASIKTDRTDEVTLAPQASAVSQTAVPAAEEVQSVHHHAPPAQQPISPQEKQELEQLLSGLEGPMHRQGYPSTPTSAVGGVLHLVPAQVHVNGHGSIDRETDILDDELPISQEGNSVDSLGTFSSTEGRATPADLYYQPQSLVNGQDHVAYLERSVPEKPLEAARTHGAKSNKPVALMQSSLNHSQSFGAEPISLPQAPTRTTSSREAVQRGLVWQQFGVPEEPVTEGLTFSPPPAAAGMPSHHSLPQFPHRHSASQHEIEQSIETLNLLMMNLEPGRPLVPKSQSAPLRENNLVVTTQPSFSQSQPRPSSKVDATSHAHFSGPSLVSCSSKAHVSPGKPSTPDVCYTSERAGSSLSQHASPSVVGHFQLKPINNYPPSTSSQSGEVSEPQRPPPPRDSEQDEVFNVEGLVAQRVAEFSARVQSVLPSMSSSQSEHHRSHSFSGVQARSVSPDDPATLPRHRICSEGQQQSASDDDPSVDAPLRSPVRCVSPEFANAIAMNPGGRPKERNMHSYREAFEEMEGGTISPTPIVGGEVFPQTPAFPISPQTPYFNLCRSPPGLAKTPLSALGLKPHNPAEILLNQTGSAPRSYVESVARAAGGEHSTSPRSLSPSGETTAQQRSPSPTSHPLNQPLSSSSPIQSSLGVSTPSQPTTDSGFRSHATESAYPTPTPSYQALNTPTSSYLDSISPTSSYLGPNALLGSYMATDSGPLTPEASQTMLSRPRSPQHRTNAPGSTYNPLLQPRPCAVPEASITAQLTSPANGFDVATLGVGGSPVLGRRPSQGAQSSPVLSRQASLGQGSQRSPVLSRQPSITHSQGSPVLGPHPSVSQVSQRSPSLDRHPMHSGYTTPDERHGNLSRQSSSSGYQGPPTPSFPISPASYQDGGMMGMGAGFRQGSPAPGFQPQLPEKRRMSSGDRPNGGVSHGTLNGKMMSPMSGGGNPGYFHTLSDFSRFNMSDGSPESRLNVKFVQDTSKFWYKPDISREQAIGLLREREPGAFVIRDSHSFRGAYGLAMKVASPPPTAHQSKKGDVTNELVRHFLIESSPKGVKLKGCPNEPYFGCLSALVYQHAITPLALPCKLLIPTTDLTEEVPEVAAPNPLAERLKQGADTHVIPVQRAPADSHACNVLYINSVDMESLTGPQAVAKAISETLAAASPAVATVVHFKVSSQGITLTDNQRKLFFRRHYPTNTVTFCDTDPQDRKWSKPEGGTAKLFGFVARKQGSTTDNVSHLFAEMDPDQPASAIVNFVLKMIASHKR
- the tns1b gene encoding tensin-1 isoform X4, with the translated sequence MGLDVRARMGCTVSFICCEEDFLQMPGFQHEEKEKNEGPNRPEELEALHSHTFRVKTFKKAKPCGACQQTISQDGLICRVCRVACHKKCEVKVSSSCVPATNYELAPSSDLPLKHLDTMGSTKSSKSMESRRRPSRSTSLLQALDESYELDLIYITERIISVSFPGSVEEQSYAANLREVASMLRSKHGHSYLLFNLSEKRYDISEHNPKVLDFGWPDHHAPALDKICSICKAMDTWLSADSHNVVVIHNKGNRGRTGVVVAAYMHYSNISASADQALDRFAMKRFYEDKVLPVGQPSQKRYVEYFSGLLSGHIKINNKPLFLHHVILHGIPNFESKGGCRPFLKIYQAMQPVYTSGIYNVQGDSQTSICITIEPGLLLKGDILLKCYHKRYRSPCRDVIFRVQFHTCAVHDLGIVFGKDELDETFKDDRFPEYGKVEFIFSFGPEKIHGQGVDQLENGPSVSVDYNTQDPLIRWDSYENFNQNCEDTTDEVIHTEGPLDGSLYAKVRKKECVEGSGTANGLPPTAADHALPAVDHALSVSSDSGNSTASIKTDRTDEVTLAPQASAVSQTAVPAAEEVQSVHHHAPPAQQPISPQEKQELEQLLSGLEGPMHRQGYPSTPTSAVGGVLHLVPAQVHVNGHGSIDRETDILDDELPISQEGNSVDSLGTFSSTEGRATPADLYYQPQSLVNGQDHVAYLERSVPEKPLEAARTHGAKSNKPVALMQSSLNHSQSFGAEPISLPQAPTRTTSSREAVQRGLVWQQFGVPEEPVTEGLTFSPPPAAAGMPSHHSLPQFPHRHSASQHEIEQSIETLNLLMMNLEPGRPLVPKSQSAPLRENNLVVTTQPSFSQSQPRPSSKVDATSHAHFSGPSLVSCSSKAHVSPGKPSTPDVCYTSERAGSSLSQHASPSVVGHFQLKPINNYPPSTSSQSGEVSEPQRPPPPRDSEQDEVFNVEGLVAQRVAGVQARSVSPDDPATLPRHRICSEGQQQSASDDDPSVDAPLRSPVRCVSPEFANAIAMNPGGRPKERNMHSYREAFEEMEGGTISPTPIVGGEVFPQTPAFPISPQTPYFNLCRSPPGLAKTPLSALGLKPHNPAEILLNQTGSEDESSESEEAPRSYVESVARAAGGEHSTSPRSLSPSGETTAQQRSPSPTSHPLNQPLSSSSPIQSSLGVSTPSQPTTDSGFRSHATESAYPTPTPSYQALNTPTSSYLDSISPTSSYLGPNALLGSYMATDSGPLTPEASQTMLSRPRSPQHRTNAPGSTYNPLLQPRPCAVPEASITAQLTSPANGFDVATLGVGGSPVLGRRPSQGAQSSPVLSRQASLGQGSQRSPVLSRQPSITHSQGSPVLGPHPSVSQVSQRSPSLDRHPMHSGYTTPDERHGNLSRQSSSSGYQGPPTPSFPISPASYQDGGMMGMGAGFRQGSPAPGFQPQLPEKRRMSSGDRPNGGVSHGTLNGKMMSPMSGGGNPGYFHTLSDFSRFNMSDGSPESRLNVKFVQDTSKFWYKPDISREQAIGLLREREPGAFVIRDSHSFRGAYGLAMKVASPPPTAHQSKKGDVTNELVRHFLIESSPKGVKLKGCPNEPYFGCLSALVYQHAITPLALPCKLLIPTTDLTEEVPEVAAPNPLAERLKQGADTHVIPVQRAPADSHACNVLYINSVDMESLTGPQAVAKAISETLAAASPAVATVVHFKVSSQGITLTDNQRKLFFRRHYPTNTVTFCDTDPQDRKWSKPEGGTAKLFGFVARKQGSTTDNVSHLFAEMDPDQPASAIVNFVLKMIASHKR